The Impatiens glandulifera chromosome 8, dImpGla2.1, whole genome shotgun sequence genome includes a window with the following:
- the LOC124911992 gene encoding organic cation/carnitine transporter 7-like, which produces MESQVPPTYTLDEALCTVGFGRFQGLALLYAGLGWIAESMEIMLLSFIGSAVKSEWNLSSDQESLITSIVFSGMLIGAYSWGLISDNFGRKKAFLGICTVTAVAGSLSSLSQNYVSLIVVRWLVGIGLGGGHLFTTWFLEFVPTPNRGTWMVVFSAFWTVGTIFEAGLAWIIMPRLGWRWLLAVSSIPAFLLLAFFVLVHETPRFLIMKGRIGEAQVILEKIAQFNKSSLPPGQLVPDLPEDQDKELSFSSDTHLEPKRKKMISLRKCLLPKYVLVSPKYIRTTILLWFLYFGNTFVYYGVVLLTSKLSSGQNQCRGDVISHSGTSEDSKLYINVFVTSLAEFPGLVISAIILDRLGRKYSMQIMLAFGFGLLLPLAWQLSQGLTTGLLFGARMFVSATFTCACIYAPEVYPTIVRSSGVGVATAIGRIGGIVCPMVAVTLVNNCHQTAAILLFEAAIVLLGICVVLLPFETMGKGLIDVAK; this is translated from the exons ATGGAAAGCCAGGTTCCTCCTACATACACATTGGATGAGGCACTTTGTACTGTTGGGTTTGGGAGATTCCAGGGTCTTGCACTACTTTATGCAGGACTTGGGTGGATAGCTGAATCCATGGAAATAATGCTTCTTTCCTTTATAGGAAGTGCAGTAAAATCTGAGTGGAATCTCTCTTCAGATCAAGAGAGCCTGATAACCAGTATTGTGTTTTCTGGAATGCTAATTGGAGCTTATTCATGGGGTCTTATATCAGACAACTTTGGGAGAAA GAAGGCTTTTCTTGGAATTTGTACTGTTACTGCTGTGGCTGGATCGTTAAGCTCTTTATCGCAAAACTATGTTAGCCTAATAGTTGTCCGTTGGCTAGTTGGTATTGGGTTGGGTGGTGGACATCTATTCACTACATGGTTTCTTGAATTTGTTCCGACTCCAAACCGAGGTACTTGGATGGTTGTCTTTTCAGCTTTCTGGACAGTTGGAACCATCTTTGAGGCTGGCCTTGcatgg ATTATCATGCCTAGATTGGGGTGGAGGTGGCTACTTGCAGTGTCTTCTATTCCTGCCTTCTTATTGCTTGCTTTCTTTGTTCTAGTACATGAGACTCCACGGTTTTTGATTATGAAAGGCAGAATAGGTGAAGCACAAGTCATCTTAGAAAAGATAGCACAGTTCAATAAAAGTAGTCTCCCACCAGGTCAATTGGTTCCTGATCTCCCAGAAGATCAGGACAAAGAACTATCTTTTTCTTCAGATACCCATTTAGAgccaaaaagaaagaaaatgatcaGTTTAAGAAAATGCTTGTTACCGAAATATGTGCTGGTCTCACCAAAGTATATCAGAACAACCATTTTATTGTGGTTTCTTTACTTTGGAAATACGTTTGTTTATTACGGTGTTGTACTTTTGACTTCAAAGCTGAGCAGTGGGCAGAATCAATGTAGAGGCGATGTCATTTCGCATTCCGGGACTAGTGAGGACAGTAAACTTTATATTAACGTATTCGTGACTAGTTTGGCAG AATTTCCGGGACTGGTGATTTCAGCTATAATTCTTGATAGATTGGGCAGGAAGTATTCAATGCAAATTATGCTCGCCTTTGGCTTCGGCTTGCTTCTACCATTGGCGTGGCAGCTGAGCCAGGGTCTTACCACGGGCCTGTTGTTTGGAGCCCGCATGTTTGTTTCAGCTACATTTACCTGCGCATGCATTTATGCTCCTGAG GTTTATCCAACAATTGTGAGATCGAGCGGAGTTGGTGTGGCAACCGCGATCGGAAGAATAGGGGGAATAGTATGCCCCATGGTGGCTGTGACATTGGTTAACAATTGTCATCAAACGGCTGCTATTCTTTTGTTTGAAGCTGCCATTGTTCTCTTAGGAATTTGTGTTGTGCTTCTCCCATTTGAAACCATGGGAAAAGGATTGATAGATGTAGCAAAATGA
- the LOC124912751 gene encoding spermidine coumaroyl-CoA acyltransferase-like translates to MENPTFLVNKKDIFLVKPSEPTPSVVLSFSSIDNDYKIELLVHTIHVYKANDQESNLQDPSCLIKDALSRVLVYYYPMAGKLKRHIDGKLRITCNADGVPFLEAISSCTLSSLNYLEGIDLQTAKELVFNYPNQSELGYHPLVMQVTKFSCGGFTIGMGLCHSMCDGMSASQFLRALADLVKGKNEPLIKPVWNRELLVVEPCEEPIQLPFQKPTLANSPYLPTTDLVHESFNLRGESIKKIRLSLIEKDDDDGSILRKNITSLEIISAYIWRSMYRALELNSDGDTIFSIITGIRHILRNPPLPQGYYGNSIIVVNSEMSGKKLNEDPFLEVVKAIRESKKNASDPKYVWKAISISESMIRSKPVFKNNGACVFLTDWRHLGLMEVDFGSGEAINLIVLPWSSSFYVGMCLLLPTCKLNAKMKGGTRVYLTLPRAAMPKMKEEMDAIDEQMDFIK, encoded by the coding sequence ATGGAGAATCCAACTTTCCTAGTTAACAAAAAAGATATTTTTCTTGTTAAGCCGTCTGAACCAACACCGTCGGTTGTCCTCTCATTCTCTTCTATTGACAACGATTACAAAATCGAGTTACTTGTCCACACCATCCATGTCTACAAGGCAAATGATCAAGAGAGTAACTTGCAAGATCCATCTTGCCTCATCAAAGACGCCCTATCTAGGGTGCTCGTGTACTACTACCCCATGGCCGGGAAACTCAAGAGGCACATCGATGGAAAACTCCGAATCACATGTAATGCTGACGGTGTACCTTTCTTGGAGGCTATTTCATCTTGCACCCTTTCTTCCCTCAATTACCTTGAAGGTATTGATTTGCAAACTGCAAAAGAGCTTGTTTTTAACTATCCAAATCAAAGTGAATTAGGTTATCACCCGCTTGTCATGCAAGTTACCAAATTTTCTTGTGGTGGTTTCACCATAGGGATGGGATTGTGCCATTCCATGTGTGATGGGATGAGTGCTTCCCAATTTCTTAGAGCATTGGCTGATCTTGTCAAAGGCAAAAATGAGCCATTGATAAAACCCGTGTGGAATAGGGAACTATTAGTTGTGGAACCATGTGAGGAGCCCATTCAACTTCCATTTCAAAAACCAACCTTAGCAAATTCCCCATACTTGCCCACCACAGATCTTGTTCACGAGTCCTTCAACTTAAGAGGCGAGAGTATAAAGAAAATAAGGTTGAGTTTGATAGAAAAAGACGACGACGATGGATCAATTCTAAGAAAGAACATCACAAGTCTTGAAATAATAAGTGCTTATATTTGGAGGTCAATGTATAGGGCCTTAGAGTTAAACTCCGACGGTGACACAATCTTTTCTATCATCACGGGGATAAGACACATACTTAGAAATCCACCGTTGCCTCAAGGGTACTATGGTAATTCTATAATTGTTGTCAACTCTGAGATGTCGGGTAAAAAACTTAACGAGGATCCATTTCTTGAGGTTGTTAAGGCTATAAGAGAAAGCAAAAAGAATGCTTCCGATCCCAAATATGTTTGGAAAGCTATAAGTATATCCGAGTCGATGATAAGGTCAAAACCGGTATTTAAAAATAACGGTGCATGTGTGTTTTTGACGGATTGGAGGCACCTAGGGTTGATGGAGGTGGATTTTGGGTCGGGGGAGGCCATCAACCTTATAGTGTTGCCTTGGAGTTCAAGTTTTTACGTGGGCATGTGTTTGCTTCTTCCTACATGCAAACTCAATGCCAAGATGAAAGGTGGGACTAGAGTCTACCTTACCCTCCCAAGGGCTGCTATGCCTAAGATGAAGGAAGAAATGGATGCTATTGATGAACAAATGGActtcatcaaataa